CACTCGCTTCCGCGGTGTCACACATTCGAAAGCTAAGTTTGCTCGTGCGAGTCAGTGCAAACAGAATTTGACACTACTTCTTGATCGTACTTTGCAAAGTGATCGGAGATGCGGTTCGATGCTACCGACTTCACGAGAGTGTCGAATCGTTTTTCATTGGTCTAAAACTCGCCGACGATCTCTCCTTCTGACATGCTGGAGAGTTCAGCCCATGTGAACAGGTCGATGTTCTCTGAGATGAATCGAACAGACCCGTCACCCAGCGTGACATGTCCTCCGCCAAAGTGCTCTGAGTACATCTGGCCAACGTGGAACGTTGGAAAGTTGACCGGGTGGATAATCGGAAAGCCTGTAATGTCGAGTTCTCCCCCGGAAGGCCCCCCGTGAACTAGCACAAGTGTCGCTGCCGCATCCGGACCATTTTCAGGCGATGTGAATTGCGGGTGAGTGAATGCTCCGGGGACGACGCCGACCCAGGTCTTATCACTTAGTCGAGATGAATGCTCGCCGAGGAAAATGGTGTTGGTCGTTCCGTCCGTGATGTCGCGGAAGCGAGTGCGGGAGTTTCTGTAGAAGGGCCCGTCTGCCACTTTGGAGACATCGCCGTTGATTTGAACGACTTGAGTGGTCCCCTCATAAATGTTCGTGAAGACTTCGCCTGTGCGACTCGCTCCGCACTCACCCCAACAGGATTCTTGACCATGGCTCGCGACATAGTGGCTGCGACCAAATTCAATACCACCTCCGTTGATCTGCAGCGGTTGTCCTGTCTCATTCTGAACTAAGAACGAGTCGTGGGAACCTGAGGCGGACGGACATAGGAAGACCGAGAGTTTTGTCGCTTCGACTGGCAGATTGACTGGTGAGTAACTGGGTCTGTTGAGATCGAGTTGGCTATAGAGCGGTCCCTGATCAATGAAGGGGAGCAGCATCGTCGCCCATGACCATCCCGGTCCTCCATCCCAAGTGTTCGGATCAACCATCGCTTGTGGAGGGCCGCTTCCGTCACGGGTGGGATAGCTGTAGTACCCGGCGGGAAAGCAACTATGAGCATCATGGTAGTTGTGGAGTGCTAATCCGATTTGCTTCAGGTTGTTTCGACATTGAGATCGTCTCGCTGCTTCGCGTGCTTGCTGGACAGCTGGCAACAGGAGCGAGATCAGGATGGCGATAATTGCAATCACAACGAGCAGTTCGATGAGCGTGAATGCGGGCCGAGTTTGCGGTTTGATCGGCATTTGAACCTCTTGTTACATTGTAGCGTCAGGTGCGGTCACATCGGGAGTGTAACATTGGCTACTGTGTTGTCAAGAAGTGTTGCAAGTGCAGTTGGATTTCGTCACACGAATCAACAGCTGGAGTTGATTCTGCGGGAAACACTTGTAAAACCAATTCGATTCACAGATTCCCCGGTCGGTTGTCGCCGCAGCTTTTGCTCGCAAGGAACGTTTTTGCGAAAAATTCACAGACGGTCGGTCTGTGCGTCGTTACGGCGACTCTGGCACAAAGTACGCGGGCATTTCGGAGCGCAACGATGCCGGTTCGCGACGATTGAATCACGTCTCAATGATCAAATTTGGACGGCCGCAATTCGAGAGGCTGAGGAAATTGCCTAGTGATTCGTCTCCGTCGACGATTGAGATTCGACCATCGACTCGAGAGCAGCCCAACCTCGAAGTTGTTCTTCCGTCCAGGTCGCTGTTCCGGTCATCTTTAATTTGTGACGGGCGGCGTGTAGTCGACGTCGTAGTTCACGCGGCAGGCAGGCTTTGGAATTCACGTTCAAACCCGTTACTGACTGTCGTTGATGCTGGCGAAGAATGAGCTGCTTTTTCGCATTCAGCTGATAGCCAAAACGTTGAACGATCCATCGCGTCTTGAGGATTATTCCCCGGACTCGCCGGGGATAGTCTTTGGGAAAAGAGAATGTGATGTCATCTGCATAGCGTGTGTAGACACCTTTTCGGCTCTTGGCGAGTTGATCGAGTTGCTCGTCCATCAAAAAATTCACGACGTTGCTCAACCGCGGACTTGTGCTGGCTCCTTGAGGCAGACCTTGATCGTCGCAAGTCAGACGGAGAAGAACGGAAGCTGCTTCTTTCCCCCAGCCGATGCGCCGAAAATAGAGCTCAACTCGATCTCGAAGTGTGTTCCGGAAGAAGTCCACGAGGTCCAGCTTGATGACGACAGCCTGTCCGACGTGAGGCAGGGCGTTATCAACAATAGACAACCCAGCTTCAAAACCTGTTGCGCATCGATGGCTATTGAGCAATGGGAGAAGACGTTGGAGAATTCGTTTCTGGATCTCAGCTGTCGTGGCATCAGGAATTCTGAGAATTCGAGTCCCACCGGATCGTTTGGGAATCGCCCGATCAGAGTATCGAGGAGAATGATGGATCAGTTGCTCTTCAGGAAGATCCAGTCGTCGAGCCAGTTCCGAGACGGTCAGTCCCCATCCCATCCAACTTCGAAAAGCTTGTTGCGGGTTGCCTGATGTCAGCTGGAACAGCGCGGTGATCCATCCGGCGAAAATGAGAACACAGATCACGCCTAAGACGCAAGTGACGACAACCCCCGGCGCCTGATACGCAAGGAGAACTCCCCCAGCGAACACCATGATGGTGCAGCCACAACCGGATGTCACTTGGAAGGTTGTTCGCGCAGACATTCGAAAACCTGAAAAAGAATGGAGCAGCCCATGCTACTCCATTCAAAGCCTTGCGCAGCGTAGCCGTGAACGGATTACGCAGGCAGCGGAGTCTTAACGACCTCATTGAGACCGGGTCGACGAAACATCGACCTGTGCGAAACGCACCACCAAGGCAATTGAACTATCGTTTACCAACTTCGGAACGTCAATCGAAACACCGTAGTCGCCAACTCCTCGCGTGTTTACCTCAAAGCTTGCAAGAAAGATGGCTTCGCCAATACGTGAGACAGTTGCAAAGGAGGCTTCATTTCGCGCAGTATTTAACGCCATTCATTTAGAGTAATCCCACCGGTGCCATCATCTTTTTACGTCGGCTGATCGCTAGATTTGATCGACTGTTAGAGGGGAAGCCTCGCTCATGCCTTCATGTTTGCCTGCCTGTTTAACTTCGTCCGTTTTGTTGTCTGCCTTTCTGGTGCTCACTGTCAACGGAGCGGAAATGTCCGAAGCTGAAGATCAATCTAAGCCGCTCTACGAGCTCGCAATTCTCAACGGACGTGTTGTCGATGGCACGGGTTCGCCGTGGTTCAAAGCTGATCTCGGAATTGTGGACGGAAAGATCGTCAAGGTTGGAAAGATCTCACCGGAGTCGGCGGATGAAGTGATTGATGCCGATGGCCTGATTGTCGCTCCCGGATTTGTTGACATGATGGGGCAGACGGCGACGCCCATGCTGCGAGACCCAGACAGTGCGATCAATCTGCTGACTCAGGGCATCACCACAATCAATGCTGGGGAGGGTGGGTCTGCTGCACCGGTCAGCGAAGCGGAGGCAGCGTCGCTCGGTTGGCAAAACATGATGGAGTATTTCCAAATGCTCGACATGCGGGGGCTGCCCGTCAATGTCGTGCAGACGATTGGTCATACTCAAGTTCGCGTACTTGTGATGGGAGAGGCCGATCGTCGACCGACTCCTGAAGAGTTGAGCGCGATGCAGGATCTCGTGCGGGAAGCAATGGAAGCTGGGGCGATTGGTGTGTCCACCGCCTTGATTTATCCCCCTGCAGTTTACGCAACGACTGAAGAAATCGGAGCGCTTACCGCCGTCGCAGGAGAATATGGCGGCCGGTATTACACGCACATGCGAAATGAAGGTGACCGCCTTCTCGAAGCCATCGATGAAGCTCTCGAAATCGGCCGCATCGGAAAAACGCCCGTTCACATTTTTCATCTCAAAGCAGCTGGTCAGCAAAACTGGGGGAAAATGCAATTGGCGCTCGCTCGAATTCATGCAGCGCGGGCAGAAGGGCAACAGGTGACTGCGGATATTTACCCGTACATCAATAACGGACTCGGCATCGACGCACTCATTCATCCGAGGCACTTCGGCGAAGGGCGGTCCAAATTCCTAAATCGACTCAAAGATGATAAGGAATTGCGTGCAACGGTTCGAGAAGAAATCGAGACAACAAGTGGTTGGGAAAACTGGTATCGCCATACCGGATCAAACTGGGACAGGGTGATTGTCGGTCAAACGAACGAAGCTCGTTATCGAGAGTTGACAGGCAAGTCTGTCGCTGAGATTGCGAAAGCTGTCGACGAAGACGTGTGGGACACCTTCTTCAATCTGTGCATCGCAGGATCATTTGCGCTCCCGGAAACGATGAGCGACGCGAACAAGATCTTGGCCATGCAGCAGCCTTTTGTCTCATTTTGCACCGATGTCGGTCCCGCAGGAGGAAACCGGGGAGCATCACATCCTCGTTCTTTTGGATCGTTTCCGCGAATGCTCTCGCGTTATGTGCGCGGGTTGGGAGCGATTCCATTAGAGCGAGCAATTGCTCAAGCGAGTGCAACAGCTGCCAACAGCGTGATGATTTATGATCGAGGACGAATTGCGGAAGGCCTGGCCGCAGACATCATTGTCTTCGACGAAAACGAAATCGCTGACAAAGCGACATTCACCGATCCCCATGCACTCTCTGTGGGGATGAAGCATGTGGTCGTCAACGGAGAACTCGTCCTCTCTGACGGCGAATACACAGGAAAGCGTCCGGGAATCGTCTTACG
The Thalassoglobus sp. JC818 DNA segment above includes these coding regions:
- a CDS encoding serine hydrolase, producing the protein MPSCLPACLTSSVLLSAFLVLTVNGAEMSEAEDQSKPLYELAILNGRVVDGTGSPWFKADLGIVDGKIVKVGKISPESADEVIDADGLIVAPGFVDMMGQTATPMLRDPDSAINLLTQGITTINAGEGGSAAPVSEAEAASLGWQNMMEYFQMLDMRGLPVNVVQTIGHTQVRVLVMGEADRRPTPEELSAMQDLVREAMEAGAIGVSTALIYPPAVYATTEEIGALTAVAGEYGGRYYTHMRNEGDRLLEAIDEALEIGRIGKTPVHIFHLKAAGQQNWGKMQLALARIHAARAEGQQVTADIYPYINNGLGIDALIHPRHFGEGRSKFLNRLKDDKELRATVREEIETTSGWENWYRHTGSNWDRVIVGQTNEARYRELTGKSVAEIAKAVDEDVWDTFFNLCIAGSFALPETMSDANKILAMQQPFVSFCTDVGPAGGNRGASHPRSFGSFPRMLSRYVRGLGAIPLERAIAQASATAANSVMIYDRGRIAEGLAADIIVFDENEIADKATFTDPHALSVGMKHVVVNGELVLSDGEYTGKRPGIVLRGPGYQDSIGSHAISSGETSTAFQSVDDVLTAFIQEHKIPGASVAISNAGKVVYARGFGYADVGQREPVRPESLFRIASVSKPITAIAVLQLVEQGKLSLDDKVFERLDYEPHLPDGVDFDERQNDITIRHLLQHRGGWDRDQSFDAMFKSIEFAEELGVDPPATPETVIRVMLGKPLDFAPGERYAYSNYGYCLLGRLIEKVSGQDYESYVRDHVLEPIGVSDMQIGSTHLAGRRSNEVRYYHPWQGESVFKADLHSPVPHAYGAWYLEAMDSHGAWIASASDLVKFASAFDSPDSSPLLSEESIQEMFARPEGLAGYEENGNPKDRYYGLGWSIKVNDDETFSASHGGSLPGTNTILIRREDGRNLAVLFNTRVSAKTSRIIGDVLPSLTQALDEIEDWPTAE
- a CDS encoding DUF1559 domain-containing protein, with amino-acid sequence MPIKPQTRPAFTLIELLVVIAIIAILISLLLPAVQQAREAARRSQCRNNLKQIGLALHNYHDAHSCFPAGYYSYPTRDGSGPPQAMVDPNTWDGGPGWSWATMLLPFIDQGPLYSQLDLNRPSYSPVNLPVEATKLSVFLCPSASGSHDSFLVQNETGQPLQINGGGIEFGRSHYVASHGQESCWGECGASRTGEVFTNIYEGTTQVVQINGDVSKVADGPFYRNSRTRFRDITDGTTNTIFLGEHSSRLSDKTWVGVVPGAFTHPQFTSPENGPDAAATLVLVHGGPSGGELDITGFPIIHPVNFPTFHVGQMYSEHFGGGHVTLGDGSVRFISENIDLFTWAELSSMSEGEIVGEF
- a CDS encoding reverse transcriptase family protein, whose translation is MSARTTFQVTSGCGCTIMVFAGGVLLAYQAPGVVVTCVLGVICVLIFAGWITALFQLTSGNPQQAFRSWMGWGLTVSELARRLDLPEEQLIHHSPRYSDRAIPKRSGGTRILRIPDATTAEIQKRILQRLLPLLNSHRCATGFEAGLSIVDNALPHVGQAVVIKLDLVDFFRNTLRDRVELYFRRIGWGKEAASVLLRLTCDDQGLPQGASTSPRLSNVVNFLMDEQLDQLAKSRKGVYTRYADDITFSFPKDYPRRVRGIILKTRWIVQRFGYQLNAKKQLILRQHQRQSVTGLNVNSKACLPRELRRRLHAARHKLKMTGTATWTEEQLRGWAALESMVESQSSTETNH